CCACCCAGTAATGGTCCCCGTTCTTACTTCTGTTCTTTACGATCCCCCGCCAAGGCTTCCCTTTTTGGATCGTATCCCAGAAATCGGCGAATACGCTTCTAGGTATGTCCGGGTGACGAACAACGTTATGCGGCTTTCCGACCAATTCCTCTTGCGTCAGACCGGCGATCTCAAGGAATTCCTTGTTCGCGTAAGTCACTTTTCCCTTTAGATCCGTCATAGAAACGAGCGTGGTCCCTTCCGTCATCGCGACTTCTTGATCGGTGACAGAAACGGCCATCTGTTTCCTTTCGTTCTCTAAGCTTTTTTTCTGGGATACAAAACCAAACATCTACTTCCCTCTTATACGTCTTCCAGACGCAGTAATTCTTCGTGATTCAATATGATTAGAGTTTCGCCTTTAAACAACGCGACGTTTCGGATAAATCTACCTTCCCTCTCGTCTATATGCGAGGGACAAGGTTCGAAATTCTTTTCTTCCACTTCGATAATATCCGAGACTTCGTCCGCCATGATCGCAAAAGATTCCTTTTTCCCCTTCAACCGTATTATGGAATACTTATCCTCGTCCCTGTTCTGCATTCTACCGAATAAAGACCTAAGATTCAGTATCGTCACTACGTCTCCGCGGAGATTCACGATCCCTTCCACATGAGGAGGGGAACACGGAACCTTCAGTATTTTTTTGTTGTGATCCACCTCTTTGCATTCGGCCAACGGTACCCCATAGATCTCGTCTCCGAGTAGAAAAGATAAGAACTGTTTCCTGCGCGCTTTTTCGTCCATGGATCTCAATCCTCTTGCTCGGTTCCGAGTAAGGTCAGGTTTTTACTGACTTTGCTTAATACGATGCGACCTTCGATAACGACGATCGTTTGACCGAACATAATCCCGCTACCTACGATTCCGGTCTCAGGATCATCCGATTTTGTGAAGGCCGATATATCGTCGGCAACGTTCAGAATTTCCTCTACCAAAATCCCTTTCTTGCCTTCCGTAGATTGCAAAAGGATCATTGTATTCTGCGGATGAACCCGATCTCCTTTCAGATTGAAATAGGATTCCAGACGACAAAGCTCCACAACTTCTTCCTTATATTGGATCACTTCCCGATTCATGATCCGTTCCACTTTTTCGGAATCGATCAGTTCTATACGTTGCACTTCCTTCGAGTTCAACCCGAACAATTGGCCTCGTACAGTGAAGAGCAGGTACTGTTCGGATGCTCTCTCTTCTTTTTTCGCGGAGATCTTCAATTCTTCCAGAAGGTTCGCCTGTAGACCGAGGAACTTAGCAATGCCGGAAATATCCAATATCAGACCGACACTTCCGTCGCCGAGTATGGCTGCTCCGGTATAAAGATTCAACCTCGACAAATCCTTAGTAAGCGGCTTGACCACGATCTCTTCGGAATTATCG
The DNA window shown above is from Leptospira fletcheri and carries:
- a CDS encoding chemotaxis protein CheW, whose protein sequence is MDEKARRKQFLSFLLGDEIYGVPLAECKEVDHNKKILKVPCSPPHVEGIVNLRGDVVTILNLRSLFGRMQNRDEDKYSIIRLKGKKESFAIMADEVSDIIEVEEKNFEPCPSHIDEREGRFIRNVALFKGETLIILNHEELLRLEDV